A stretch of the Dechloromonas sp. TW-R-39-2 genome encodes the following:
- a CDS encoding NAD(P)/FAD-dependent oxidoreductase yields MARQDSPPTAPGRREFLCSVGALALSGCVPAADLPPGELLGMSSSLAHRLRDGNFPPPGEIRRTDVLIVGGGISGLSAAWQLSRAAVDDFIVLDLENEAGGNSRAGQSAVSAYPWGAHYLPLPSSEAEYVSELLRELGVEQGRSAAGKPIYDERYLCGTPQERVYRHGLWQSGLLPHVGLASGERAQQQAFQARMEALKALRGNDGRRVFAIPMELSSRDPAWRALDAISFSQWLNEQGFTAPSLHWLANYACRDDYGMAHHETSAWAGLHYFACRNGEAANAAAETVLTAPEGNAWLARGLARRAVDRIVTGALAWRIEESRSHVAVDVLVGAKSVRYEARQVIWAAPAFVLPRVWGAIPQPLKAAAQAADYAPWLTANLHLSALPEERHGAPLAWDNVLYDSPGLGYIVATHQAIRRHQVGTVLTWYRALHDMTPAAGRRRLLETSREQWAGEILGELAQVHPEIRRLTTRLDVFRHGHAMRRPTPGSLWGEMRRRLVDFRSRRIALAHADLSGFSLFEEAQYRGVIAADRVRKALNGR; encoded by the coding sequence TTGGCTAGGCAGGATTCTCCGCCAACAGCGCCGGGCCGCCGGGAGTTTCTCTGCTCGGTCGGGGCGCTGGCGCTGAGTGGCTGCGTTCCAGCCGCCGATTTGCCGCCGGGCGAGTTGCTCGGCATGTCGTCCAGCCTCGCTCATCGGCTGCGCGACGGCAATTTTCCGCCGCCCGGCGAAATCCGGCGGACGGATGTCCTGATCGTCGGCGGCGGTATTTCAGGATTATCGGCCGCCTGGCAATTGAGTCGTGCTGCGGTCGACGACTTCATCGTGCTCGATCTTGAAAATGAGGCCGGCGGCAATTCGCGGGCCGGACAATCGGCCGTCAGCGCCTATCCCTGGGGCGCCCATTACCTGCCTCTGCCGTCAAGCGAGGCTGAGTACGTCAGCGAATTGCTCCGCGAGCTGGGTGTCGAGCAAGGGCGTTCAGCCGCGGGCAAGCCGATCTACGATGAGCGCTATCTATGCGGCACCCCGCAGGAGCGCGTCTATCGTCACGGTTTGTGGCAAAGCGGCCTGTTGCCGCATGTCGGGCTGGCGTCGGGCGAGCGCGCCCAGCAGCAGGCATTTCAGGCGCGCATGGAGGCGCTCAAGGCGTTGCGCGGTAACGATGGGCGGCGGGTGTTCGCCATTCCCATGGAACTGTCGAGTCGCGATCCGGCCTGGCGGGCACTGGATGCCATTTCCTTCAGCCAGTGGTTGAACGAGCAGGGCTTCACGGCGCCCAGCCTGCACTGGCTGGCCAATTACGCCTGTCGCGATGATTACGGCATGGCGCACCACGAAACTTCGGCCTGGGCCGGCCTGCATTACTTTGCCTGCCGCAACGGCGAGGCAGCCAATGCGGCGGCGGAAACGGTGTTGACCGCGCCGGAGGGCAATGCCTGGCTGGCTCGCGGCCTGGCCCGCCGGGCGGTTGATCGCATCGTGACCGGCGCTCTGGCCTGGCGGATCGAGGAAAGTCGCTCGCATGTCGCGGTCGACGTGCTGGTCGGGGCAAAAAGCGTGCGTTACGAAGCGCGGCAAGTGATCTGGGCGGCGCCGGCCTTTGTCCTGCCGCGGGTCTGGGGGGCGATTCCGCAGCCGCTCAAGGCGGCGGCGCAGGCGGCTGATTACGCCCCCTGGTTGACCGCCAACCTGCATCTTTCCGCCCTGCCGGAAGAGCGGCACGGCGCGCCGCTGGCCTGGGATAACGTGCTCTACGACAGCCCGGGCCTGGGCTATATCGTCGCCACGCATCAAGCGATACGCCGGCATCAGGTGGGGACGGTGCTGACCTGGTATCGCGCCTTGCACGATATGACGCCGGCTGCCGGGCGTCGGCGTTTGCTGGAAACTTCGCGCGAGCAATGGGCGGGTGAAATTCTCGGCGAGTTGGCGCAGGTTCATCCCGAGATTCGCCGGCTGACGACGCGGCTGGATGTCTTTCGTCATGGGCACGCGATGCGTCGCCCGACGCCTGGCAGCCTGTGGGGCGAAATGCGTCGCCGGCTGGTCGACTTCCGCAGCCGGCGGATTGCTCTGGCGCACGCCGATTTGTCGGGTTTTTCGTTGTTCGAAGAGGCGCAGTATCGTGGCGTGATTGCGGCGGATCGGGTGCGCAAGGCATTGAATGGCCGATAG
- the ftsX gene encoding permease-like cell division protein FtsX → MNAWLTQHQAALASAFRRLLAAPLNTLLSLLVIGIALTLPGTGYVLLDNLRDLGNTASGVQQISLFMQLEATRKDVGEIENRLKAASTGKWRFVPKEEALKRIKSNEGMAEIVASLPRNPLPDAFIVEPTNTTPEALEILRKEMAGWPRVAHVQLDSAWVKRFDAFLKLGKLVLWMLAGIFAAGLVAVTFNTIRLQVMAQAMEIEVARMIGATDAFIRRPFYYYGALQGLFGGLLAVGLVSGGLALLAAPVSQLAALYGGSFSLHGPGISAVGVMAGAGAFLGWLGAQLSVSLSLRKFG, encoded by the coding sequence ATGAACGCCTGGTTGACCCAGCATCAGGCCGCACTGGCCTCGGCTTTTCGTCGCTTGCTGGCGGCGCCGCTCAATACGCTGCTTTCGCTGCTCGTCATCGGCATTGCGCTGACCTTGCCGGGCACCGGTTACGTGTTGCTCGACAATCTGCGCGATCTCGGCAATACGGCGTCCGGTGTGCAGCAGATCAGCCTGTTCATGCAGCTTGAGGCGACGCGCAAGGATGTCGGTGAAATCGAAAATCGTCTCAAGGCGGCGTCGACCGGGAAATGGCGTTTCGTGCCGAAGGAAGAGGCGCTCAAGCGCATCAAGTCGAATGAGGGGATGGCCGAGATCGTCGCCAGCCTGCCGCGCAATCCGCTGCCCGATGCTTTCATCGTCGAGCCGACCAATACCACGCCCGAGGCGCTCGAAATCCTGCGCAAGGAAATGGCCGGCTGGCCGCGGGTCGCTCATGTCCAGCTCGATTCGGCCTGGGTCAAGCGTTTCGATGCCTTCCTCAAGCTCGGCAAGCTGGTTCTCTGGATGCTGGCCGGCATTTTTGCGGCCGGTCTGGTAGCCGTGACTTTCAATACGATTCGCCTGCAAGTGATGGCCCAGGCGATGGAAATCGAAGTGGCGCGGATGATCGGTGCAACCGATGCCTTCATCCGCCGTCCTTTCTACTATTACGGTGCGCTGCAGGGCTTGTTCGGCGGCTTGCTGGCCGTTGGGCTGGTCAGCGGCGGCCTGGCGCTGCTCGCTGCGCCGGTCAGCCAGTTGGCGGCACTCTACGGCGGCAGCTTCAGCCTGCACGGGCCAGGGATTTCGGCTGTCGGTGTGATGGCCGGGGCTGGCGCCTTCCTTGGCTGGCTGGGCGCGCAGCTGTCGGTCAGCCTTTCCCTGCGGAAGTTTGGCTAG
- the ftsE gene encoding cell division ATP-binding protein FtsE, producing the protein MIVASNLTKRYPGGYEAVKDVSFRISAGEMVFITGHSGAGKSTLVKLIASIERPTSGSLVVNGQNLSSLRRSAIPYLRRNFGMVFQDQKLLFDHNVLDNVLLPLQIVGLPRRESIRRAQAALDKVGLLSREKARPIALSGGEQQRLAIARAVVNRPTVLLADEPTGNLDAASAAEILDIFESFHQVGVTVVVATHDPHWVERYHPNVLRLDHGRLL; encoded by the coding sequence ATGATCGTCGCCAGCAACCTGACCAAGCGTTATCCCGGCGGCTACGAAGCCGTCAAGGATGTCAGTTTCCGGATCAGTGCCGGAGAAATGGTGTTCATCACCGGCCATTCCGGCGCCGGCAAGTCGACGCTGGTCAAGCTGATTGCTTCGATCGAGCGGCCAACCTCCGGCAGCCTGGTGGTCAATGGCCAGAATCTTTCGTCCTTGCGGCGTAGCGCCATTCCCTATCTGCGGCGTAATTTCGGCATGGTGTTCCAGGACCAGAAACTGTTGTTCGATCACAACGTGCTCGACAACGTGCTGCTGCCTCTGCAGATCGTCGGCCTGCCGCGTCGCGAGTCGATTCGCCGGGCTCAGGCGGCGCTCGACAAGGTCGGCCTGCTGTCACGCGAAAAGGCCCGCCCGATCGCCTTGTCCGGCGGAGAGCAACAGCGGCTGGCGATTGCTCGTGCCGTGGTCAATCGGCCGACCGTGCTGCTGGCCGATGAACCGACCGGCAATCTCGATGCTGCGTCGGCGGCCGAGATCCTCGATATTTTTGAATCCTTCCATCAGGTCGGTGTCACCGTCGTGGTGGCGACGCACGACCCGCACTGGGTCGAGCGCTATCACCCGAACGTCCTGCGTCTGGACCACGGGAGGCTGCTATGA
- the ftsY gene encoding signal recognition particle-docking protein FtsY: protein MFSFLKKSAADPKVDAAPTPDAAPSWRERLFKGLAKTRAQLGGKLKSIFSRGKVDDELLEELEELLLTSDVGVEATMHLLGELKKAAKRDKLETPEAIQKALSDALLETLQPLEQALDVSGHKPYVIMIAGVNGAGKTTSIGKLAKYFQNQGKSVLLAAGDTFRAAAREQLETWGERNNVTVIAQDNGDPAAVVFDAISAAKARGIDIVLADTAGRLPTQLHLMEEIAKVRRVIQKVEPTGPHETLLVLDANIGQNALQQVKAFDKAINVTGLVVTKLDGSAKGGVVAAIARQCPKPIRFIGVGEQIDDLRPFSAKDFVDALFE from the coding sequence ATGTTCAGTTTCCTGAAAAAATCCGCTGCCGACCCCAAGGTTGACGCGGCTCCCACACCCGATGCCGCCCCTTCATGGCGCGAACGCCTCTTCAAGGGCCTGGCCAAGACCCGCGCCCAGCTCGGCGGCAAGCTCAAGTCGATTTTCTCGCGCGGCAAGGTCGATGACGAGCTGCTGGAGGAGCTGGAAGAGCTTCTGCTGACGAGCGATGTCGGCGTCGAGGCGACGATGCATCTGCTCGGCGAGTTGAAGAAAGCCGCCAAGCGCGACAAGCTGGAAACCCCGGAAGCCATCCAGAAAGCCTTGTCCGATGCCTTGCTCGAAACCCTGCAACCGCTCGAACAGGCGCTTGATGTCAGCGGCCACAAGCCCTACGTGATCATGATTGCCGGCGTCAATGGTGCCGGCAAGACAACCTCGATCGGCAAGCTGGCCAAGTATTTCCAGAACCAGGGCAAGAGCGTCTTGCTGGCCGCTGGCGATACCTTCCGCGCCGCCGCACGCGAACAGCTCGAAACCTGGGGCGAGCGCAATAACGTCACTGTCATCGCCCAGGACAACGGTGATCCGGCCGCCGTGGTGTTCGATGCCATTTCAGCCGCCAAGGCGCGTGGCATCGATATCGTGTTGGCCGATACGGCCGGTCGCCTGCCGACCCAGCTGCACCTGATGGAAGAAATCGCCAAGGTGCGTCGCGTCATTCAGAAGGTCGAACCGACCGGGCCGCACGAAACCCTGCTGGTGCTCGATGCCAACATCGGCCAGAACGCGCTGCAGCAGGTCAAGGCGTTCGACAAGGCAATCAATGTCACCGGCCTGGTCGTCACCAAGCTCGATGGCTCGGCCAAGGGCGGCGTGGTTGCGGCAATTGCCCGACAGTGCCCGAAGCCGATCCGCTTCATCGGGGTGGGCGAGCAGATCGACGATCTGCGTCCCTTCTCGGCCAAAGATTTCGTCGACGCCCTGTTCGAATGA
- a CDS encoding pitrilysin family protein yields MRMQQLIPFLLAPWLLTAAHANPYETTLQNGLRIIVKEDRRAPTAVQMVWYRIGSMDEVDGASGVAHVLEHMMFKGTPSVGPGEFNKRVAAAGGRDNAFTSRDYTAYFQQVPKEKLEDMIQLEADRMRHLNVDAKEFTQEIKVVMEERRMRTDDNPQAKLFEQMNAVAFQAHPYRRPIIGWMNDLETMTAADAKAWYDTWYVPNNAYVVITGDVDHKEIFALAEKYYGPLEGHALPRSKPQIEPAQHGTRRISVKAPAELPVLIMGYKAPILRDADRDSEPYALEMLSAILDGHDAARFNKKLVREDQVALSVGIDYDPTARGPGMLYLHGSPSEGKTVADLEAALRDEIARVQKEGVSEPELKRAKAQLLASQVYKLDSMFGQAMEIGQTESAGIPYQKIDRMLEKLQKVSAAEVQAVARKYFTDDTLTVGVLDPQPLDGKPRRPGVATRH; encoded by the coding sequence ATGCGAATGCAACAACTTATCCCCTTTTTGCTGGCCCCCTGGCTGTTGACCGCAGCCCACGCCAATCCCTACGAAACCACACTGCAGAACGGCTTGCGCATCATCGTCAAGGAAGATCGCCGCGCCCCGACTGCCGTCCAGATGGTCTGGTACCGTATCGGCAGCATGGACGAAGTTGACGGCGCCTCCGGCGTCGCCCACGTTCTCGAACACATGATGTTCAAGGGGACGCCCAGCGTCGGCCCCGGCGAATTCAACAAACGCGTCGCCGCCGCCGGCGGGCGCGACAATGCCTTCACCAGCCGCGACTACACCGCCTACTTCCAGCAGGTACCGAAGGAAAAGCTGGAGGACATGATCCAGCTCGAAGCCGACCGGATGCGCCACCTCAACGTGGACGCCAAGGAATTTACCCAGGAAATCAAGGTCGTCATGGAAGAGCGCCGCATGCGCACCGACGACAACCCACAAGCCAAGCTGTTCGAACAGATGAATGCTGTGGCGTTCCAGGCGCACCCGTATCGCCGCCCGATCATCGGCTGGATGAACGATCTGGAAACGATGACCGCGGCCGACGCCAAAGCCTGGTACGACACCTGGTACGTCCCGAACAACGCTTACGTCGTGATTACCGGCGATGTCGATCACAAGGAAATCTTTGCGCTGGCCGAGAAATACTACGGCCCGCTCGAAGGCCACGCCCTGCCGCGCAGCAAGCCGCAGATCGAACCGGCCCAGCACGGCACGCGCCGGATCAGCGTCAAGGCCCCGGCCGAACTGCCGGTACTGATCATGGGCTACAAGGCGCCGATCCTACGTGACGCCGACCGTGACAGCGAACCGTACGCGCTGGAAATGCTCAGCGCCATTCTCGACGGCCACGATGCCGCCCGTTTCAACAAGAAACTGGTGCGCGAAGACCAGGTCGCGCTGTCCGTCGGCATCGATTACGACCCGACCGCCCGCGGCCCCGGCATGCTTTACCTGCACGGCAGCCCAAGCGAAGGCAAAACGGTGGCCGACCTCGAAGCCGCGCTGCGCGACGAAATCGCCCGCGTCCAGAAAGAGGGCGTCAGCGAACCGGAACTGAAGCGCGCCAAGGCCCAGTTGCTGGCCAGCCAGGTGTACAAGCTCGACTCGATGTTTGGTCAGGCGATGGAAATCGGCCAGACCGAATCGGCCGGCATCCCGTATCAAAAAATCGACCGCATGCTCGAAAAACTGCAAAAAGTGAGCGCCGCCGAAGTGCAGGCCGTCGCCCGCAAATATTTCACCGACGACACGCTGACCGTCGGCGTACTCGATCCACAGCCGCTCGACGGCAAGCCACGTCGCCCTGGCGTCGCCACCCGTCACTAA
- a CDS encoding pitrilysin family protein, translating to MKNLLTAAFALLVAQTALAGVKIEHWVSPSGARVYFVESRVLPMLDVQVDFAAGSMFDPEGKPGVAALTRSGLDLGAGKRNETEIAEQLADIGANLGGGADTDRASIALRTLSARDKREPALDILRNVLHAPRFENDIFEREKARTIAGLKEAMTRPESIGGKAFWAAMYPGHPYGRQATPESIASLTRDDLASFHARYYNAANASITLVGDISRKDAEKIAEGIAAGLPKGEAATLPAAPEAPAGRTVKLPHPATQAHVYIGLPAVERGNPDYFPLLVGNYTLGGGGFVSRLMKEVRDKRGFAYSVYSYFAPMRQSGPFQIGLQTKRSQAGEAIKVARDVLDGFLKEGPSDEELLAAKANLTGSFPLRLDSNKKLLDNAAAIGFFGLPLDYLDQYQAKIEAVTVDQIKAAFSRYVRPADLITVTVAAD from the coding sequence ATGAAAAACCTGTTGACCGCAGCATTCGCCCTGCTGGTAGCGCAGACCGCCCTGGCCGGCGTCAAGATCGAACATTGGGTATCGCCCTCCGGTGCACGGGTCTATTTTGTCGAAAGCCGTGTCCTGCCGATGCTCGATGTCCAGGTCGACTTTGCGGCCGGCTCGATGTTCGACCCAGAAGGCAAACCGGGCGTTGCCGCCCTGACTCGCAGCGGCCTCGACCTGGGTGCCGGCAAGCGCAACGAAACCGAGATCGCCGAACAACTCGCCGACATCGGCGCCAATCTCGGCGGCGGCGCCGACACCGACCGGGCCAGCATCGCCCTGCGCACGCTGTCCGCGCGGGACAAACGCGAACCGGCGCTCGACATTCTGCGCAACGTCCTGCATGCCCCGCGCTTCGAAAACGACATTTTCGAACGTGAAAAAGCCCGCACCATCGCCGGCCTGAAGGAAGCCATGACCCGTCCGGAAAGCATCGGCGGCAAGGCGTTCTGGGCGGCGATGTACCCCGGCCATCCGTACGGCCGCCAGGCCACCCCGGAGAGCATTGCCAGCCTGACGCGCGACGATCTGGCCAGCTTCCATGCCCGTTACTACAACGCCGCCAATGCCAGCATCACACTGGTCGGCGACATCTCGCGCAAGGATGCCGAGAAAATTGCCGAAGGCATCGCCGCCGGCCTGCCCAAGGGCGAAGCCGCCACCCTGCCGGCCGCCCCGGAGGCCCCGGCAGGCAGGACCGTCAAGCTGCCCCACCCGGCGACCCAGGCACATGTGTACATTGGCCTGCCTGCGGTCGAGCGCGGCAATCCGGACTATTTCCCGCTGCTCGTCGGCAATTACACCCTGGGCGGCGGCGGCTTCGTGTCGCGCCTGATGAAGGAAGTACGCGACAAGCGCGGCTTTGCCTACAGTGTCTACAGCTATTTCGCCCCGATGCGCCAGAGCGGTCCGTTCCAGATCGGGCTGCAGACCAAGCGTTCGCAAGCCGGCGAGGCTATCAAGGTGGCGCGCGACGTGCTCGATGGTTTTCTCAAGGAAGGTCCAAGCGACGAGGAACTGCTGGCCGCCAAGGCCAACCTGACCGGCAGCTTCCCGCTGCGCCTGGACAGCAACAAGAAACTGCTCGATAACGCGGCGGCAATCGGCTTCTTCGGGCTGCCGCTCGATTACCTCGATCAGTACCAGGCCAAAATCGAGGCTGTCACGGTCGACCAGATCAAAGCGGCATTTTCCCGCTACGTGCGTCCGGCCGACCTGATTACCGTGACGGTCGCCGCAGATTGA
- the rsmD gene encoding 16S rRNA (guanine(966)-N(2))-methyltransferase RsmD: MNTVRIIGGQWRRRVLKFPDSEGLRPTPDRVRETLFNWLGQELNGEICLDLFAGSGALGFEAASRGAGKVVMIEPIPRVLAALHDNARMIDAEATVEIKRGDALQYLASTKHKFDLIFLDPPYNKGWIPRLEPLLAGVAKENTIVYVEAEYELDALGDWRTVRHGKAGEVHFHLMQRETA, encoded by the coding sequence TTGAATACCGTCCGCATCATCGGCGGCCAGTGGCGCCGCCGTGTCCTGAAATTTCCGGATAGCGAAGGCTTGCGCCCAACGCCGGACCGCGTTCGCGAGACGTTATTCAACTGGCTGGGCCAGGAGCTGAATGGCGAAATCTGTCTCGACCTTTTCGCCGGCAGCGGCGCGCTCGGTTTCGAAGCCGCGTCACGCGGGGCCGGCAAAGTCGTGATGATCGAACCGATACCGCGGGTTCTTGCGGCGCTGCACGACAACGCCAGAATGATCGATGCTGAAGCCACGGTGGAGATCAAACGCGGGGATGCGCTACAATATTTGGCCTCGACGAAACACAAATTCGATCTGATCTTCCTCGATCCGCCTTACAACAAGGGCTGGATTCCTCGCCTGGAGCCTCTTTTGGCCGGCGTTGCCAAGGAAAACACCATCGTCTATGTCGAAGCAGAATACGAACTCGATGCACTGGGCGATTGGCGCACGGTGCGTCACGGCAAGGCAGGCGAAGTCCATTTTCACTTGATGCAGCGGGAAACGGCTTGA
- the coaD gene encoding pantetheine-phosphate adenylyltransferase, translating to MNKLNHRVAIYPGTFDPITRGHEDLVRRAAGLFDRLILAIAESPSKQPRFSLAERVEMASEILSDVPNVEIVGFNTLLMDFVHEKGAKVIVRGLRAVSDFEYEFQMAGMNRSLYPEVETVFLTPGEQYMFISATMVREIARLGGDVSKFVQPCVNKRLRAKTSVN from the coding sequence TTGAACAAACTCAATCATCGGGTAGCGATCTACCCCGGCACTTTCGACCCGATCACCCGCGGTCACGAAGACCTTGTGCGCCGCGCCGCCGGCCTCTTCGACCGCCTGATCCTGGCGATCGCCGAAAGCCCCTCGAAACAGCCGCGCTTTTCGCTGGCCGAGCGCGTCGAGATGGCCAGCGAAATCCTGTCCGACGTCCCGAACGTCGAAATCGTCGGCTTCAATACCCTGCTCATGGATTTCGTCCATGAAAAAGGCGCCAAGGTCATCGTGCGCGGCCTGCGCGCCGTGTCTGACTTTGAATACGAATTCCAGATGGCCGGCATGAACCGCAGCCTCTATCCGGAGGTCGAAACAGTATTCCTGACACCGGGAGAGCAATACATGTTCATCTCGGCCACCATGGTGCGTGAAATCGCGCGCCTGGGCGGCGATGTCAGCAAATTTGTACAACCTTGTGTCAATAAGCGCCTGCGGGCAAAAACTTCAGTTAACTGA
- a CDS encoding YfhL family 4Fe-4S dicluster ferredoxin, which translates to MALLITDECINCDVCEPECPNEAISQGEEVYVIDSSKCTECVGHYDEPQCVQVCPVDCIPKDPNVVETQDMLWVKYEKLTGNKRA; encoded by the coding sequence ATGGCCCTTTTGATTACCGACGAGTGCATCAACTGCGACGTGTGCGAACCGGAATGCCCGAACGAGGCAATTTCCCAAGGCGAAGAAGTCTACGTCATCGATTCGAGCAAATGTACGGAGTGTGTCGGCCACTACGACGAACCGCAATGCGTCCAGGTCTGCCCGGTTGATTGCATTCCGAAGGACCCGAATGTCGTTGAAACCCAGGACATGCTGTGGGTCAAGTACGAAAAGCTCACCGGCAACAAGCGCGCCTGA
- a CDS encoding dynamin family protein gives MSLAKQFAAYAAWRTGLSAQLVEFQSWLTHNELSDAQTDLRLAQLLDRLREDRLNVAFVAEFSRGKSELINAIFFAEYGSRMLPSSAGRTTMCPTELLFDEARSPRIELLPIQTRASNSSVTEYKAFADEWTQVPLDTTSPEAMQDALRHVSETTRVTPEEASRLGFAAVDGEIDLYRVGSDGLVEVPRWRHAVINFPHPLLKQGLVILDTPGLNAIGAEPELTLSLLPNAHAVLFILAADTGLTQSDMAIWNEHIADRGTARRGRMVVLNKIDGQWDELKSPAEIDAEIQKQADNCADLLELPVEQVFPVSAQKGLVAKINGDEALLQRSRLPQLEAALSGELIPAKREIVCDNTESEFGDVSRRVRSLLDSRLLGLREQLTELTELRGKNKGVVEYMMGKVRSEKDEFESGLQRYYAVRSVFSTLTNNLFGHLGLDGLRQLTADTRETMLDATFSKTLSDSMASFFSRSREALARSNGEISEILSMMEAVYKKFAVEHGLKLGAPTTFSLLRYEKELDRLQVWCDTHLNTMRSLLTHDKKNITQKFFEEVAVQVRRAFERANKDAEVWLRAIMAPMETQVREHQIQLKRRLESIKRIHQATDTLEDRIAELESVEKGLLQQIHALEMLSAQLHALLQPVQARQEAA, from the coding sequence ATGTCGCTTGCCAAGCAATTTGCTGCCTACGCCGCCTGGCGCACCGGCCTCTCCGCCCAACTGGTCGAGTTCCAGTCCTGGTTGACCCATAATGAATTGTCCGATGCGCAGACCGATCTGCGTCTCGCCCAGTTGCTCGACCGCTTGCGCGAAGATCGTCTCAATGTCGCCTTCGTGGCCGAGTTTTCGCGTGGCAAGTCGGAGCTGATCAACGCCATCTTCTTTGCCGAATACGGTAGCCGGATGCTGCCTTCGTCGGCCGGCCGGACAACGATGTGCCCGACCGAACTGTTGTTCGACGAAGCGCGCTCGCCGCGTATCGAGCTCCTGCCGATCCAGACTCGCGCCTCGAATTCGAGCGTTACCGAGTACAAGGCCTTTGCCGATGAGTGGACGCAGGTGCCGCTCGATACCACTTCGCCGGAAGCGATGCAGGACGCCCTGCGCCATGTCAGCGAAACGACGCGTGTCACGCCGGAAGAGGCTTCGCGTCTCGGCTTTGCTGCGGTCGACGGAGAAATCGACCTGTATCGCGTCGGCTCCGACGGGCTGGTCGAAGTGCCGCGCTGGCGCCATGCGGTGATCAACTTCCCGCATCCGCTGCTCAAGCAGGGCCTGGTCATCCTCGATACGCCGGGATTGAACGCGATTGGCGCCGAGCCGGAACTGACCTTGTCGCTGCTGCCCAATGCGCACGCCGTCCTTTTCATCCTGGCGGCCGATACCGGTCTGACCCAGTCGGACATGGCGATCTGGAACGAACATATTGCCGACCGCGGCACCGCCCGGCGCGGTCGCATGGTGGTCCTCAACAAGATTGACGGCCAATGGGACGAGTTGAAATCGCCGGCTGAAATCGATGCCGAGATTCAGAAGCAGGCGGATAACTGCGCCGATCTGCTTGAATTGCCGGTCGAGCAGGTTTTCCCCGTTTCGGCCCAGAAAGGCTTGGTTGCCAAAATTAATGGCGACGAGGCATTGCTCCAGCGCAGCCGCTTGCCGCAGCTGGAAGCGGCCTTGTCCGGCGAGCTGATCCCGGCCAAGCGCGAAATTGTCTGCGACAACACCGAGAGCGAATTCGGCGATGTCAGCCGTCGCGTTCGCAGTCTGCTCGATTCGCGGCTGCTCGGCTTGCGCGAGCAACTGACCGAACTGACCGAGTTGCGTGGCAAGAACAAGGGCGTGGTCGAGTACATGATGGGCAAGGTCCGCTCGGAAAAAGACGAGTTCGAGTCGGGGCTGCAGCGCTATTACGCCGTGCGCAGCGTGTTTTCGACCCTGACCAACAATCTCTTCGGACATCTCGGTCTCGACGGCTTGCGCCAGTTGACCGCCGACACGCGGGAAACCATGCTCGATGCAACGTTTTCCAAAACCCTGTCGGATTCAATGGCCAGCTTTTTCAGCCGTTCGCGTGAGGCGTTGGCACGCTCGAACGGTGAAATCAGCGAAATCCTGTCGATGATGGAAGCGGTGTACAAGAAATTTGCTGTCGAGCACGGCCTCAAGCTGGGCGCGCCGACGACTTTCTCGCTGTTGCGCTACGAAAAGGAACTGGACCGTCTGCAAGTCTGGTGCGACACGCATTTGAACACCATGCGCAGCCTGCTGACGCATGACAAGAAAAACATCACGCAGAAGTTTTTCGAAGAGGTCGCCGTGCAGGTGCGCCGCGCTTTCGAGCGGGCCAACAAGGATGCCGAGGTCTGGCTGCGCGCCATCATGGCGCCGATGGAAACCCAGGTGCGCGAGCACCAGATCCAGTTGAAGCGCCGCCTTGAAAGCATCAAGCGCATTCATCAGGCAACTGATACGCTGGAAGACCGGATTGCCGAACTGGAAAGTGTTGAAAAGGGCCTGCTCCAGCAGATTCATGCGCTGGAAATGCTGTCGGCTCAACTCCATGCCTTGCTGCAGCCGGTTCAGGCGAGGCAGGAAGCGGCCTGA